The DNA segment TGGCAGACAAAAAAATTGAAGAAGTTTCCATCGTTATTAGTGGTGCTGGTGCTGCGGCAGTTTCTTGTACAAAGCTTTATAAGTCTTTCGGAGCAAAAGCTGAAAATATTGTAATGCTCGACAGCAAAGGAGTAATTAGAAAAGACCGTGACACACTTTCCGAAGAAAAAGGAGAATTTGCGACTGCTCGTAAAATAGACACGTTAGCTGAGGCCATGAAAAATGCAGATGTCTTTGTAGGCTTGTCAATTGCTGATATTGTATCGCCAGATATGCTAAAAAGTATGGCAGACAATCCAATTGTCTTTGCCATGGCCAACCCGAATCCAGAAATAGATTACGATTTAGCGATTAAAACACGTAAAGATATCATTATGGCGACTGGTCGCAGTGATCATCCTAATCAAGTTAACAATGTACTTGGGTTTCCTTTCATTTTTAGAGGTGCACTAGATGTTCGTGCCACCAAGATTAATGAAGAAATGAAGATGGCTGCTGTGAAAGCCTTAGCTGAATTAGCGAAAGAGCCGGTTCCAGAACAGGTAAATATTGCTTACGGTGAAACAAGATTAACTTTTGGAAGAGACTATATTATTCCAAAACCCTTCGACCCTCGCTTAATTGCTGCGGTTCCTCCAGCGGTTGCCAAAGCGGCTATGGAAAGCGGAGTAGCCACTGAAGATATTGTCAATTGGCAAAAATATGAAGATGAGCTACATGAACGTTTAGGTAGTGATAATAAAATTATACGATTGTTATTAAACAGAGCTCGTACAAACCCCAAACGAATTGTATTTGCTGAAGCCGATCATTTAGATGTTTTAAAAGCAGCTCAAATTGTACATGAAGAAGGAATTGGGACTCCAGTCCTGTTAGGGAGAAAAGAAATTATTCTCGAATTGATGGAGCAAATTGAATTCGATGTAGAGAATTTAGAGATTATCGATCCAAAGTCTGACGAGCAGGAAGAAAAGCGAAATTATTATGCTGAAAAGCACTGGAAAAACCGAAGAAGAAGCGGTATTACACTATATGATGCTCAAAAAATAATGCGGGAGCGTAATTATTTTGCTGCCATGATGGTAAATGAAGGCGATGCAGATACCATGATTTCAGGATACTCAAGAGCGTACCCTTCAGTTGTTCGGCCAGTTTTAGAAACCATTGGTAGGTTTGATGGGGTAAGTAAAGTTGCCACTACCAATTTAATGTTAACAAAGCGAGGACCTTTATTTATTTCAGATACTTCGATAAACATAGACCCTACAGCTAAGGAATTGGCTAAAATTGCACAGATGACCAATTACACTATGAAAATGTTTGGGTTAACACCAGTAATTGCGATGGTTTCATATGCAAATTTTGGTTCGTCAAAAGACCCACACGCCACTAAAGTAAAAGAAGCTGTGGAGTATCTTCATAAAGTGACGCCAGATATGCACGTAGATGGAGAGTTGCAAACAGATTTTGCGTTAAATCCAACGTTACTTCAGAAAAAATTCCCTTTTTCAAAATTGGCTGGTAAAAAAGTAAATGCTTTAGTATTTCCAAACTTAGACTCTGCAAATAGTAACTACAAGCTTTTAAAAGAACTGAACGGAGTAGAATCTATTGGTCCTATTATGCTTGGTATGCGAAAACCTGTACACATCCTTCAATTAGGGGCTAGTGTTGAAGAAATGGTTAATATGGCTGCTGTTTCAGTTGTAGATGCACAACAGAAAGAAAAGCGTAAAAAAGAAGCTTTAAAGCAGCAAAAAGACTAAACTTTTTCCTTCTATATTTTCACATTTTTCAGACGGGCAGATGCAAATAATTATGCTATATTTGGCCTTTAACATTTTTATAACGTATGATAACCCACATTGAGGGAAAATTAGTAGAAAAAAACCCGACTGATATAGTGATAGACTGTAATGGTGTTGGTTATTTTATCAATGTTTCGCTACATACGTTTTCTCAACTTCCTAATTCTGAAAATATAAAAGTATATACTCATCTACAGGTGCGTGAAGATGCACATACATTATTTGGGTTTTATGAAAAAGCAGAACGAGAGATTTTTAGGTTGTTGGTGTCGGTTTCTGGAGTAGGTGCTAGTACAGCTCGCACCATGTTATCATCTTTAACACCCGATCAAGTAAAAGATGCGATAGCTACAGAAGATGCAGCGGTTATTCAATCTGTTAAGGGAATAGGTACAAAAACCGCACAAAGGGTGATATTAGATTTAAAAGACAAAGTACTAAAAGTAGAAGGCTTGTCTGGTATTTCTTCTAGTTCAAGCAATACGAACAAAAATGAAGCGTTATCTGCTTTGGAGACGCTGGGATTTGCACGTAAACAATCTGAAAAAGTTTGCGAAAAAATAATAAAGCAAAACCCACAGGCAACTGCTGAAGAAATTATAAAACAAGCTTTAAAAAATTTATAACAATTGGGCGCAAAAAATTACAATTACATTCATAAGTTTTGTAGGTTATTATTAATTATAGGGGCTGTCTTTGCAACTACAGCAACTGCCTTTTCACAAGATTCTACCAAAACTGGATATGTTGAGGGACGAATAGACCTACCACAACCAACAAGCATTGAAGATTTATACACCTACGACCCGGTTACCGATCGGTATATTTACACCAGAACATTAGGGAGTTTTAAAATTTCGTATCCTATTATTCTTACTCCGGAAGAATATCAACAACTTATTTTGGAACAGGATATGAAGTCCTATTTTAAAGAAAAAATCGATGCGGCCGATGGAAGGAAAGAAGGATCTGAGGAGGCACAAAAAAACTTGTTACCAACATTTTATGTAAACTCTAATTTTTTCGAATCTATTTTTGGCGGAAATACAATTGAAGTAATTCCACAAGGTTCGGTAGAAATTGATCTTGGTCTTTTATATACCAAGCAGGACAATCCATCTTTTTCTCCTAGAAACCGAAGCAACTTGTCTTTTGATTTTGACCAACGTATCAGTTTAAGTTTATTAGGTAAAGTAGGAGAGCGGCTTCAGATTACCGCAAATTACGACACTCAATCAACGTTTGATTTTCAGAATCAAATAAAATTAGAATATACGCCTACCGAAGACGATATCATTCAAAAAATAGAAGTAGGTAACGTAAGTATGCCACTCAACAGCTCCTTAATTCAAGGTGCTCAAAGTCTGTTTGGGGTAAAAACCCAATTACAATTTGGAAAAACGACAATTACAGGAGTG comes from the Marixanthomonas ophiurae genome and includes:
- a CDS encoding NADP-dependent malic enzyme; protein product: MSKESRRREALVYHAKPKPGKIQVVPSKKYATQRDLSLAYSPGVAEPCLEIEKETNNVYKYTNKGNLVAVISNGTAVLGLGNIGPEASKPVMEGKGLLFKIFADIDVFDIEVNTENIDEFIDTVKNIAPTFGGINLEDIKAPEAFEIERRLKEELDIPVMHDDQHGTAIISAAALLNALELADKKIEEVSIVISGAGAAAVSCTKLYKSFGAKAENIVMLDSKGVIRKDRDTLSEEKGEFATARKIDTLAEAMKNADVFVGLSIADIVSPDMLKSMADNPIVFAMANPNPEIDYDLAIKTRKDIIMATGRSDHPNQVNNVLGFPFIFRGALDVRATKINEEMKMAAVKALAELAKEPVPEQVNIAYGETRLTFGRDYIIPKPFDPRLIAAVPPAVAKAAMESGVATEDIVNWQKYEDELHERLGSDNKIIRLLLNRARTNPKRIVFAEADHLDVLKAAQIVHEEGIGTPVLLGRKEIILELMEQIEFDVENLEIIDPKSDEQEEKRNYYAEKHWKNRRRSGITLYDAQKIMRERNYFAAMMVNEGDADTMISGYSRAYPSVVRPVLETIGRFDGVSKVATTNLMLTKRGPLFISDTSINIDPTAKELAKIAQMTNYTMKMFGLTPVIAMVSYANFGSSKDPHATKVKEAVEYLHKVTPDMHVDGELQTDFALNPTLLQKKFPFSKLAGKKVNALVFPNLDSANSNYKLLKELNGVESIGPIMLGMRKPVHILQLGASVEEMVNMAAVSVVDAQQKEKRKKEALKQQKD
- the ruvA gene encoding Holliday junction branch migration protein RuvA yields the protein MITHIEGKLVEKNPTDIVIDCNGVGYFINVSLHTFSQLPNSENIKVYTHLQVREDAHTLFGFYEKAEREIFRLLVSVSGVGASTARTMLSSLTPDQVKDAIATEDAAVIQSVKGIGTKTAQRVILDLKDKVLKVEGLSGISSSSSNTNKNEALSALETLGFARKQSEKVCEKIIKQNPQATAEEIIKQALKNL